TAACTCAGGAAGATAAAGGAAGAATCCTTCAAAGTCATCATTAGGGGTTAGGAATTGCAATCGTATTGCAATCATCTCACGATCGAAAAGCAACGCTTCTACCGTTAACGAACTTAATATAGCGGCAGACATGTCAGCAACGAATGCCGGAGGTTCGAGCATCAGCTCAAACCCAGTCATCGTGCTAATAGCTGTAAGATACGCGCCGCTCATAATATTCGCAACTTCCGAGATAGTGGAAGTGTATATCGGTTCCAATGCATTAATGTCTTCCGGGGTCTGCCCTAGGAGTCTCGTCCACAATGCAGTGGCGCTTTCCCAAGGAAACATAAAAGCCGCGTGGCCTCCCCAATCACCTGTTACCAAAGCGGCAGCTCCAACAACAATCCGCTCAGGATCTCCAAACAGAAACGGTACTTCCGATAGCTCGATTTGACTTACCTCAGGAACAGTAATCAAATAGCTCTGCCCATCCAATTCTGAGAGGGCAGTAATCGCGTTCCCGAGACCAATGTTGCCGATCTCTCTCAGGACGTCTTGTTTCACATCATCCAGCTGTACCATTAAAATTGCCACCTAACTCTTTATTTCAAAGGCTTTATTCCACCTAGAATTACCGATAACCCTAGTAGCATTACGAGAAGCTCAAACAAGTAAGGATTCCAGCGCATTTTTACCAGTCTGCTATATAATTAACCGCTCCTGGCCTTCCTTAATAAACACTTAGGCTATGATGAATTTAAACAAATTACGACTGTAAAGACCAGCGACTTCGCCAAAAGACAGCAACTTGATACGCTTTGTCTTGGTTATTCCATCTGCGTGCACAAAACGAATAGAAGGCCCGGGTTTATGACCCGAGCCTTCTATGATCTGTTCAAACAAACGCATTATCCTTATTAAGTGCGTGGCCCTTCTCTCTGCGTGGGAAGCTTACATATCTCAGGAAGCGTCCGCTGCAATTGAGCAACCCAACTCTTCGCGAGATCAGCAACAGAAGATCCGACGGCCTTCGCATCATTGGTTGTCACTGTTATCATGTCCTTACCG
Above is a genomic segment from bacterium containing:
- a CDS encoding chemotaxis protein CheC, with the protein product MVQLDDVKQDVLREIGNIGLGNAITALSELDGQSYLITVPEVSQIELSEVPFLFGDPERIVVGAAALVTGDWGGHAAFMFPWESATALWTRLLGQTPEDINALEPIYTSTISEVANIMSGAYLTAISTMTGFELMLEPPAFVADMSAAILSSLTVEALLFDREMIAIRLQFLTPNDDFEGFFLYLPELGGLNKLFAALGVN